In a genomic window of Candidatus Omnitrophota bacterium:
- the murG gene encoding undecaprenyldiphospho-muramoylpentapeptide beta-N-acetylglucosaminyltransferase: MKVLVACGGSGGHIFPAIALTQGLKERDKTIELLFVGSNNVLDKRIFEKEHLHYSLLSSNKLPYKASMKTIIFFVKLFFDIIKSFFIVIKHSPDAVIGFGGYVSSPVIFAAYILRVPTVIHEQNVVPGRSNSVLFRFADRIAVSFEETKKYLGRFSTKAVFTGNPIRANLFKDDKAESIKKFGLDAAKFTILIIGGSQGAHSLNKNFLQAMAKLDTQKSSLLQIIHITGITDYEWVSRAYEEIGIEHRVFSFIDNIEQAYSVSDLVVTRSGASAIFEIAYFGRPMILVPYPFAMSHQAENAKVFSRNGAAIQIDEKEMSPDIVKNRVESLLDNRAVLDQMAKRAKDLSVPDSSYNLAGEVLKIVKG; the protein is encoded by the coding sequence ATGAAGGTTTTAGTCGCTTGCGGAGGGTCGGGCGGGCATATATTTCCGGCTATAGCGCTTACGCAGGGCCTGAAAGAGAGAGATAAAACTATAGAATTATTGTTTGTCGGAAGCAATAATGTCCTGGATAAACGTATATTCGAAAAGGAGCACCTTCATTATTCTTTGCTATCTTCCAACAAATTGCCGTATAAAGCATCCATGAAAACTATAATATTCTTCGTCAAACTATTTTTTGATATAATAAAATCGTTCTTTATAGTTATAAAGCATTCTCCCGACGCCGTTATAGGTTTCGGCGGTTATGTGTCAAGTCCTGTAATATTCGCGGCATATATTTTAAGAGTGCCTACAGTGATTCATGAACAGAATGTTGTGCCCGGCAGGTCGAATAGCGTCTTATTCAGGTTTGCGGACAGGATAGCTGTAAGCTTTGAGGAAACGAAAAAATATTTGGGCCGATTCAGCACCAAGGCCGTATTTACAGGGAATCCTATCAGAGCCAATCTGTTTAAGGACGACAAGGCGGAAAGCATAAAAAAATTCGGGCTTGACGCCGCGAAGTTTACGATTCTTATTATAGGCGGAAGCCAGGGCGCGCATAGTCTAAACAAAAATTTTTTACAGGCAATGGCAAAGCTCGACACGCAGAAGAGTTCGCTATTGCAGATAATACATATAACCGGCATAACAGATTATGAGTGGGTGAGCCGGGCGTATGAAGAAATCGGCATCGAGCATAGGGTATTCTCTTTTATCGATAATATAGAGCAGGCTTATAGCGTATCCGATCTTGTAGTGACGAGGTCCGGCGCTTCGGCGATATTTGAAATAGCGTATTTTGGCAGGCCCATGATACTGGTTCCGTATCCATTTGCGATGAGCCATCAGGCGGAGAATGCGAAGGTATTTTCCAGAAATGGGGCGGCGATACAGATAGATGAAAAAGAGATGTCGCCGGATATCGTAAAGAACAGGGTCGAAAGTCTTTTAGATAACAGGGCAGTTCTCGATCAGATGGCTAAAAGGGCGAAGGATTTAAGCGTTCCGGACTCATCATATAATCTTGCGGGCGAAGTTTTAAAAATTGTAAAGGGGTAA
- the murC gene encoding UDP-N-acetylmuramate--L-alanine ligase, with protein sequence MILEKKKMHFIGIGGIGMSSIAIILLKMGYKISGSDLESNSLTEKLKKLGADIFIGHSEGNVGPDVEIAVYSSCINNANPEIVQARQRGIPIVKRAEVLGELLNSKKGIAITGTHGKTTTTSLISVMLENGGLDPTVIIGGEVALFGSNAKYGNGEFLVAEADESDGSFIYLKPFYSVITNIEMEHVDYYGTLEDSITAYAAFANNTKKQGALFYNNDDENIKKMLKNFKGKSESFSLYKGADIYPHEIKMSEFRSSYLCVYKNEVLGRVFLKIPGRHNILNSLAAIQVGLKAGLSFEKITQGIQDFTGTKRRFHLRADCEGVMLIDDYAHHPTEIRAVLEACGNWKGRRLVVIFQPHRYSRTKFLAEEFGRCFKGCHKLILTDIYAASEEPIEGISSKVIYDRVKKHGPDDVIMLGKKEIADHIMKSKKSGDMILVLGAGDIKDIANELSEKLNKR encoded by the coding sequence ATGATATTAGAAAAAAAGAAGATGCATTTTATCGGTATAGGCGGTATAGGCATGAGCAGCATAGCAATTATACTATTGAAGATGGGGTATAAGATTTCCGGATCGGATTTAGAGTCAAACAGCCTTACCGAAAAGTTGAAAAAATTGGGCGCGGATATTTTTATCGGGCACAGCGAGGGTAATGTTGGGCCGGATGTGGAGATAGCGGTTTACTCCTCATGTATAAATAATGCAAATCCCGAGATAGTCCAGGCAAGGCAGCGCGGTATCCCTATAGTAAAAAGGGCCGAAGTATTAGGGGAATTGCTGAACAGTAAAAAAGGCATAGCTATAACGGGTACGCATGGAAAGACCACAACCACCTCTCTTATTTCGGTGATGCTTGAAAACGGCGGACTCGACCCTACCGTTATAATAGGCGGAGAAGTAGCGCTATTCGGCAGTAACGCCAAATATGGCAACGGGGAATTTCTCGTTGCCGAAGCGGATGAGAGCGATGGCTCATTCATTTATTTAAAGCCATTTTATTCCGTAATAACAAATATAGAAATGGAACACGTGGATTACTATGGGACGCTTGAGGATTCGATAACCGCGTATGCCGCTTTCGCGAATAATACAAAGAAGCAGGGGGCATTATTTTACAATAATGACGACGAAAACATAAAGAAGATGCTTAAAAATTTTAAGGGTAAATCAGAAAGCTTTTCGTTGTATAAAGGGGCGGATATATATCCTCATGAAATAAAGATGAGCGAATTTCGTTCGTCATACCTGTGTGTCTATAAAAATGAAGTTCTCGGCAGGGTATTTTTAAAAATTCCGGGCAGGCATAACATACTTAATAGCCTTGCCGCGATACAGGTAGGTTTAAAGGCCGGGCTTTCGTTTGAAAAGATAACCCAGGGCATTCAGGATTTTACCGGCACAAAAAGGCGTTTTCACTTAAGGGCTGATTGCGAAGGGGTAATGCTCATAGACGATTATGCGCACCACCCTACAGAGATACGCGCCGTACTTGAGGCATGCGGTAATTGGAAGGGGAGGCGGCTTGTGGTGATATTCCAGCCGCACAGGTATTCGCGCACGAAGTTCCTTGCGGAAGAGTTCGGCCGCTGTTTCAAAGGCTGCCATAAGCTTATATTGACAGACATATATGCGGCCAGCGAAGAACCGATAGAGGGGATCTCTTCCAAAGTTATTTATGACAGAGTGAAAAAGCATGGTCCGGATGATGTAATAATGCTGGGTAAAAAAGAGATAGCCGATCATATTATGAAATCGAAGAAAAGCGGCGATATGATATTGGTGTTGGGCGCGGGAGATATAAAGGATATTGCGAATGAACTTTCCGAAAAACTTAATAAAAGGTGA
- the murB gene encoding UDP-N-acetylmuramate dehydrogenase — translation MNFPKNLIKGDLRELEALSRHTSFKIGGPAALWAQPKDVSELKKVVLFAKENKIHTFVIGGGTNVLASDKGFNGIVIHLGSPEFKKVSIKGTTLKAGAGSATPGLVRLSCGKGLSGLESLVGIPGTIGGAVYMNAGGWSSPLYKNIGDYVSSLKVMDYNGRLKTLEREDIEFGYRRSSLSDYIITEVTLKLGREDSSALTSRCFKFLKMKKEKQVLDMPSAGCVFKNPKDFQFTTGQMIDTLGLKGRRVGGAEVSEKHANFIINRNSATSEDVLKLIDFVSKKVMDSYKVPLELEIKII, via the coding sequence ATGAACTTTCCGAAAAACTTAATAAAAGGTGATTTAAGGGAACTCGAGGCGCTGTCCAGGCACACATCCTTTAAAATAGGCGGTCCGGCCGCTTTATGGGCACAGCCAAAGGATGTCAGTGAGTTAAAAAAGGTGGTGCTCTTTGCCAAAGAGAACAAGATCCACACATTTGTTATTGGCGGAGGCACAAATGTGCTTGCAAGCGATAAAGGTTTTAATGGGATAGTGATCCATCTTGGCTCACCCGAATTCAAGAAGGTATCCATAAAGGGTACGACCTTGAAGGCTGGGGCAGGATCCGCTACACCCGGACTGGTAAGGCTAAGCTGCGGTAAAGGTTTAAGCGGGCTTGAGAGCCTTGTCGGGATTCCCGGGACGATAGGCGGCGCGGTATATATGAATGCCGGCGGATGGTCGAGCCCGTTATACAAGAATATAGGCGACTATGTCAGCTCCCTTAAGGTAATGGACTATAATGGTCGTTTAAAGACGCTTGAAAGAGAAGACATCGAATTTGGATATAGGAGATCCAGTCTTTCAGACTATATAATAACAGAGGTAACGTTGAAACTTGGCAGAGAGGATAGTTCGGCGTTAACATCGAGATGTTTTAAATTCCTGAAGATGAAAAAAGAGAAACAGGTTCTTGATATGCCAAGCGCAGGATGTGTTTTTAAAAACCCTAAAGATTTTCAGTTCACTACCGGGCAGATGATAGACACTCTGGGCCTTAAGGGCCGCAGGGTTGGCGGCGCCGAAGTATCCGAAAAACATGCTAATTTTATAATCAACAGGAATTCCGCCACCTCGGAAGATGTATTGAAGCTTATAGATTTTGTAAGCAAGAAGGTCATGGATAGTTACAAGGTACCGCTTGAATTGGAGATCAAGATCATATGA
- a CDS encoding D-alanine--D-alanine ligase, with amino-acid sequence MTRAKFGRIGVLAGGPSNEREISLRSGEAVYNALKGEGIDAIFLDIKDDIHDVVKRNAVDVAFIALHGRFGEDGTVQKMLEDARIPYTGSGPEASALALDKIASKEAFVKSGIPVPRYIAFEKNRFSSTDADGIGYPLVVKPRFEGSSIGLSIVKDSSLLKEALEKAFKYGDVVMLEEYIHGRELTVGILDDKALPVIEIVTRNNVYDYEAKYKNNDTRYIVPAEIGPDAQKKAKELGVMAHNALGCRSFSRVDIIMDDKGEMFVLEVNTIPGMTQRSLLPKAAQAIGLRFNELCVKILENTLSGAKK; translated from the coding sequence ATGACGCGGGCGAAGTTCGGCAGGATAGGAGTGCTGGCGGGCGGGCCGTCGAACGAAAGAGAGATAAGTCTGCGTTCAGGCGAAGCCGTCTATAACGCTCTTAAGGGTGAGGGGATCGACGCTATATTTCTGGATATAAAAGACGATATACATGATGTGGTGAAAAGGAACGCTGTAGATGTAGCGTTTATAGCCTTACACGGCAGGTTTGGCGAGGACGGTACCGTGCAAAAGATGCTGGAAGACGCGCGTATTCCTTATACGGGATCCGGACCAGAGGCATCGGCCCTGGCGCTCGATAAGATAGCTTCCAAAGAAGCCTTCGTAAAAAGCGGTATTCCTGTCCCCAGATATATAGCATTCGAAAAGAACCGATTCTCTTCTACTGACGCGGATGGTATCGGGTATCCTTTGGTGGTCAAGCCGCGGTTCGAGGGCTCGAGCATAGGCTTATCGATAGTTAAAGACAGTAGCCTGTTAAAAGAGGCGCTCGAAAAAGCGTTTAAATATGGCGATGTTGTGATGCTGGAGGAATATATACACGGCAGAGAGCTCACGGTAGGCATTCTCGACGATAAGGCGCTGCCGGTTATAGAAATAGTCACGAGAAATAATGTCTATGATTATGAGGCAAAGTACAAGAACAACGATACCAGATATATCGTTCCGGCCGAGATAGGCCCGGATGCGCAAAAAAAAGCGAAAGAGCTTGGCGTAATGGCGCACAACGCGTTGGGTTGCAGGTCCTTTTCGCGTGTCGATATCATAATGGATGATAAGGGAGAGATGTTTGTGCTGGAGGTTAATACGATACCGGGAATGACCCAGCGCAGTCTCTTACCGAAAGCTGCCCAGGCTATAGGTTTGCGTTTTAACGAGCTTTGTGTTAAAATCCTTGAAAATACATTATCGGGAGCGAAAAAATGA
- a CDS encoding FtsQ-type POTRA domain-containing protein, whose protein sequence is MTVRRQKKNKKMQMPKAIEGLKEYLIKKVGIIIVSVVSVALVWALTTAFFEKSDYFRLRAVETKGAQDASLAGIRNDILKQYKDRNLFRIDIKAIAKSIEPKYPDAKEIAVKRVLPDKLLLDLKFRRPVALLGNGQVYPIDREGVILVNINSMKLKDFPIIRGIDPRLAGKSYKKNESKNLVVALNLLDEIRRTRFLEKYNVRLVDAGDVKSLSFYLGDGGPAVIIGHEDFRERLAVLKDTLRDPRLVLEKINYIDVRFNNVAISPK, encoded by the coding sequence ATGACGGTAAGAAGACAGAAAAAAAATAAGAAGATGCAGATGCCTAAGGCTATAGAGGGCCTTAAAGAATATCTTATTAAGAAGGTGGGTATTATAATAGTCTCTGTGGTATCCGTAGCTTTAGTATGGGCCTTGACTACGGCATTTTTTGAGAAGAGCGACTATTTCAGGCTCAGAGCCGTTGAAACTAAGGGCGCCCAGGACGCAAGCCTTGCCGGTATAAGAAACGATATTTTGAAGCAATATAAGGACAGGAACCTATTCAGGATAGATATAAAGGCCATCGCCAAAAGCATCGAACCGAAGTATCCCGACGCCAAAGAGATAGCGGTAAAGAGGGTATTGCCGGATAAATTATTGCTGGATCTGAAATTTCGCAGGCCCGTCGCGCTTTTAGGTAACGGCCAGGTGTACCCTATAGACAGGGAAGGCGTGATACTTGTCAATATAAACTCTATGAAATTAAAAGATTTTCCGATAATAAGAGGCATAGACCCACGGCTCGCCGGCAAGTCTTATAAGAAAAACGAGTCGAAGAATCTGGTAGTTGCGCTTAATCTTCTTGATGAGATAAGAAGGACCAGGTTTTTGGAAAAATATAATGTTCGCCTTGTTGACGCGGGCGATGTAAAGAGCCTTTCTTTTTATTTGGGGGATGGCGGCCCTGCCGTGATAATAGGGCATGAAGATTTTAGGGAGAGGCTGGCTGTATTAAAGGATACATTGCGCGATCCCAGGCTTGTGTTAGAAAAGATAAATTATATCGACGTAAGATTTAATAATGTTGCTATAAGTCCAAAATGA
- a CDS encoding PilZ domain-containing protein produces the protein MLYTGEKRHFIRHPICYPLEFEHAPKKISEKTKTLNVSEGGLMFLSKYALKRGELIILKMPMQNKMFKVKGKVMHITKDRDNPSFFNVGVSFYRYSDAFKVKLIEQLYLIDEYRILRSLQLGYEISMHKASEEWVKRYSKRFARLYW, from the coding sequence ATGCTTTACACCGGCGAGAAAAGGCATTTTATAAGGCATCCTATCTGTTATCCGCTTGAATTTGAACACGCCCCGAAGAAAATCTCGGAAAAGACCAAGACCCTCAATGTAAGCGAAGGCGGCCTGATGTTTTTATCCAAATACGCGCTTAAGCGCGGTGAATTGATAATATTAAAGATGCCTATGCAGAATAAGATGTTCAAAGTCAAGGGCAAGGTCATGCATATAACCAAAGACAGGGATAATCCCAGCTTTTTTAATGTAGGAGTGTCATTTTATCGCTATTCTGACGCTTTTAAAGTAAAGCTTATAGAACAGTTATATCTGATAGATGAATACAGGATACTGCGATCTCTTCAGCTGGGCTATGAGATTTCGATGCATAAGGCATCGGAGGAATGGGTCAAACGATATTCCAAAAGATTTGCGCGGTTATATTGGTAG
- a CDS encoding nitroreductase family protein, which translates to MKYFAVDKFKCVRCGACIAVCPIKILKIDEASRLPAMVNRGDKICIKCGHCITVCPHRAISMQHMRAESHHPLRHDWRITPEKVEQLLKGRRSIRNYKNEAVDREKLKKVIDIARYAPSGINRQPVRWGIIYYKERVRRLSEVVIKWMRFQMSIDSPLAKSMRMKRIVAAWENHNDWICRGAPHVVIAYAPKNDLSAAQDTTVALTYFEIAAASIHLGTCWAGYLAIAINMSPEVRRFVFLSSRMACFGAMMVGYPRFSYHRIPIRNKPHIIWR; encoded by the coding sequence ATGAAATATTTTGCGGTAGATAAATTTAAATGCGTCAGGTGCGGCGCATGCATAGCAGTTTGCCCGATAAAGATCTTAAAGATAGATGAAGCAAGCCGCCTTCCCGCTATGGTTAACAGGGGAGATAAGATATGCATAAAGTGCGGACACTGCATTACGGTATGTCCGCATAGAGCTATCTCTATGCAGCATATGCGCGCGGAGAGCCACCACCCGTTAAGACATGATTGGCGCATAACACCGGAAAAAGTGGAGCAACTATTAAAAGGGCGAAGAAGTATTCGTAACTATAAAAATGAGGCGGTGGACAGGGAAAAACTGAAAAAAGTTATCGATATAGCGCGATACGCGCCATCGGGGATAAATAGACAGCCGGTAAGATGGGGAATAATATACTATAAAGAAAGGGTAAGACGACTTTCGGAAGTAGTTATAAAGTGGATGCGCTTCCAAATGTCGATAGATTCGCCGCTTGCAAAGTCCATGCGCATGAAGCGTATAGTAGCCGCATGGGAGAATCATAATGACTGGATATGTCGCGGCGCTCCCCATGTCGTCATAGCTTACGCGCCAAAAAATGATTTAAGCGCCGCTCAAGATACTACCGTTGCCCTCACATATTTTGAAATTGCCGCGGCGTCGATACACCTGGGCACTTGTTGGGCGGGATATCTGGCCATTGCGATAAATATGAGCCCTGAAGTGCGCAGATTTGTATTCTTGTCGAGCAGAATGGCATGTTTTGGCGCTATGATGGTGGGTTATCCCAGATTCAGTTATCATCGAATCCCGATCCGCAATAAGCCGCATATTATATGGCGGTAA
- a CDS encoding DUF4239 domain-containing protein, which produces MPFMQSVLFTIPTPVLCLLIVGGSVAISVGALLVVRSFVPHHRLKQHNDVTGSVFATVGVLYAVLLAFVVIAVWQDFDKAIINVQREANCLVDLYRDAEAFSPDFRSQVRGLLKDYANAVTGEEWKSMERGQPSMRVTEIVKNVWLLYSSYMPKNITEQTFFEESVRKLNELGESRRMRIMSSRSGVHPVLWFVLAVGGIVTMIFISFFGAENLRAQIIMAFLLAMLVGLILFTIAVMDYPFTGGVSVSSEVFKSMAPCVE; this is translated from the coding sequence ATGCCATTTATGCAGTCCGTATTATTTACGATACCAACGCCTGTATTGTGTCTTTTAATTGTCGGAGGGTCTGTGGCTATATCTGTGGGCGCGTTGCTCGTAGTCCGATCATTTGTTCCTCACCACAGGTTGAAACAACATAATGACGTAACAGGCTCTGTATTTGCTACCGTCGGGGTACTTTACGCGGTATTACTTGCATTTGTTGTAATCGCGGTGTGGCAGGACTTTGATAAGGCTATCATTAATGTGCAAAGAGAGGCAAACTGTCTTGTGGATCTTTATAGGGATGCCGAAGCTTTTTCGCCCGATTTTAGAAGCCAGGTGCGGGGACTGTTAAAGGACTATGCGAATGCTGTTACTGGTGAAGAGTGGAAGTCTATGGAAAGAGGCCAGCCCAGCATGCGCGTTACGGAGATAGTGAAGAATGTGTGGCTTTTATATAGCTCTTATATGCCTAAGAATATTACCGAACAAACCTTTTTTGAAGAATCCGTACGCAAATTAAATGAATTAGGCGAATCGCGCCGGATGCGAATTATGTCTTCGCGTAGCGGTGTTCATCCCGTACTGTGGTTTGTGCTGGCGGTAGGCGGGATAGTTACCATGATCTTCATATCTTTTTTCGGCGCGGAAAACCTAAGAGCGCAAATTATTATGGCGTTTCTTCTCGCCATGCTGGTGGGCCTTATACTATTTACGATCGCCGTTATGGATTATCCTTTTACCGGCGGCGTATCTGTATCTTCAGAAGTATTTAAGTCAATGGCGCCATGCGTGGAATAG
- a CDS encoding YbhB/YbcL family Raf kinase inhibitor-like protein, whose product MRGIVVLALIYLLNPVFADAATDKETDMKLTSPAFEDNSNVPSKFTCEGQDVNPSLVIENIPSGTKSLALIVDDPDAPMKTWVHWVVYDIAPVNKIDENSVPGKQGVNDFDRMDWGGPCPPSGTHRYYFKLYALDKILGLKEGVGKATLEKSMEGHIIARAQLVGLYKLGPKK is encoded by the coding sequence ATGCGTGGAATAGTTGTTTTGGCGCTGATATATTTACTCAACCCCGTATTTGCGGATGCCGCAACCGATAAGGAGACAGATATGAAACTTACCAGTCCGGCGTTTGAAGACAATTCGAATGTGCCATCCAAATTCACCTGTGAGGGGCAGGATGTAAACCCTTCTCTTGTTATCGAAAATATTCCGTCCGGGACAAAAAGCCTGGCATTAATAGTGGACGATCCTGACGCGCCGATGAAGACATGGGTTCATTGGGTAGTGTATGATATAGCTCCTGTAAATAAGATAGATGAGAATAGCGTACCCGGCAAACAGGGGGTCAATGATTTTGACAGGATGGATTGGGGAGGGCCATGTCCTCCGTCGGGAACACACCGGTACTATTTCAAGCTATATGCGCTGGACAAGATCCTGGGCCTTAAAGAGGGTGTTGGTAAAGCAACTTTAGAAAAATCCATGGAAGGGCATATAATTGCCAGAGCCCAACTGGTCGGATTATATAAACTTGGCCCCAAAAAATAG
- a CDS encoding YggS family pyridoxal phosphate-dependent enzyme yields the protein MIADNLRDVTLRISRCCEKSGRFASSVKLVCVSKQASIDQMREVMGLNRRDFGENRLQDAIVKYKSIGDRAIWHLIGHLQTNKVKDAVKIFSLIHSVDSVRLAKEISKEANKIDKIQDILIQVNTSGEMSKFGIAPGEVLSLVREISLYPNINILGLMTIAPEVDDPEKVRPYFRRLRQLSDEIAGLQLTAYSLQLSMGMTNDFEVAIEEGATMVRIGRAIFK from the coding sequence ATGATAGCCGATAACTTAAGAGACGTAACGCTAAGAATATCAAGGTGTTGCGAGAAGTCTGGCAGGTTCGCATCGAGCGTTAAGCTGGTATGCGTTTCCAAGCAGGCATCCATAGACCAGATGAGAGAAGTTATGGGCCTTAATCGTAGGGATTTTGGCGAGAATAGACTCCAGGATGCCATTGTTAAGTATAAGTCTATAGGTGATAGGGCGATATGGCATCTGATAGGGCACCTGCAGACGAACAAAGTTAAAGATGCTGTAAAAATATTCTCGCTTATACATTCCGTAGATAGCGTCCGCCTGGCTAAAGAGATATCCAAAGAGGCGAATAAGATAGATAAAATACAAGATATACTCATCCAGGTCAATACATCGGGGGAGATGAGTAAATTCGGCATTGCTCCGGGGGAAGTTTTAAGTTTAGTTAGGGAAATTAGTTTATATCCTAATATTAATATATTAGGCCTTATGACTATAGCCCCTGAAGTGGATGATCCCGAGAAGGTTAGGCCATATTTCAGGAGATTAAGACAGCTTAGTGATGAAATAGCGGGCTTACAGCTTACAGCTTATAGCCTACAGCTTTCGATGGGCATGACAAACGATTTTGAAGTTGCCATAGAAGAGGGCGCGACGATGGTGCGAATAGGGAGGGCGATATTCAAATGA
- the proC gene encoding pyrroline-5-carboxylate reductase, with translation MMNKKIGIIGCGNMGEAILGRLVNVMEKSTSIMVSEFDAKRRDYLQGKYKMIIEIDNNEIVKFSDVIILAVKPKDIDGLLKQEVCCGVSKNKLIISIAAGITIKHIEDMVGKDVPVIRAMPNLGAIIGHAVTSLSAGESVNKEDIELAKNIFSLIGDVVEVDEKLVDAVTAVSGSGPAYFFYFVESLYEVAQELKLPPGIAKALVIKTALGSIKLLDELKEDPAALRKKVTSKGGTTEAAFKVLEYKKVKNIIKDAVKEACKRSKEISKGK, from the coding sequence ATGATGAATAAAAAGATAGGGATTATCGGCTGCGGCAATATGGGCGAAGCGATCCTTGGCAGACTCGTTAACGTAATGGAGAAGAGCACCTCTATTATGGTCAGCGAGTTCGACGCCAAGAGAAGAGATTATCTTCAGGGTAAATATAAGATGATAATCGAAATAGATAACAACGAAATCGTTAAATTCTCCGACGTTATTATACTCGCGGTGAAGCCTAAAGATATCGATGGCTTATTGAAGCAGGAAGTATGCTGCGGCGTTTCAAAAAATAAGCTTATAATCTCAATAGCGGCCGGAATTACAATAAAACATATCGAAGATATGGTAGGAAAAGATGTGCCGGTTATAAGGGCTATGCCTAACCTGGGCGCTATAATCGGCCATGCAGTGACAAGCTTGAGCGCGGGAGAGTCGGTGAACAAAGAAGATATCGAGCTTGCCAAAAATATATTTTCTCTTATAGGAGACGTTGTAGAGGTTGATGAGAAATTAGTGGATGCCGTTACGGCAGTAAGCGGGAGCGGGCCGGCATATTTCTTCTATTTTGTGGAATCGCTTTATGAAGTGGCACAAGAGCTAAAACTGCCGCCTGGAATAGCGAAGGCGCTTGTTATTAAGACGGCCCTTGGAAGCATAAAATTGCTTGACGAACTTAAAGAAGACCCCGCGGCCTTAAGGAAAAAGGTTACATCAAAGGGCGGGACGACAGAAGCGGCATTCAAGGTGCTGGAGTATAAAAAAGTAAAAAATATAATCAAGGACGCGGTAAAGGAAGCCTGCAAGCGTTCGAAAGAAATATCTAAGGGGAAATAA
- a CDS encoding YggT family protein, which produces MFVAGNFVVAIATILDYILTIANWLIIIRALISWVNPDPYNVIVRFLYKTTEPLLAPFRRFLPAYSIGIDLSPIFALLVIWFLKLFLVRTLYGFAMRLG; this is translated from the coding sequence ATGTTCGTAGCGGGTAATTTTGTAGTGGCGATCGCCACAATATTGGATTACATCCTGACAATAGCGAATTGGTTGATAATAATAAGGGCTCTTATAAGCTGGGTCAATCCGGATCCATACAATGTGATAGTGCGGTTTTTATACAAGACGACGGAGCCTTTGCTGGCTCCTTTTAGAAGATTTCTGCCGGCATATTCTATAGGTATAGATCTATCGCCCATATTTGCGCTCTTGGTAATATGGTTCCTGAAATTATTTTTGGTAAGAACTCTATACGGTTTCGCTATGAGATTGGGATAG
- the mtnP gene encoding S-methyl-5'-thioadenosine phosphorylase — translation MAGKIGIIGGSGFYHIDGIKDIKEVKVKTPFGDPSSEFITGGLEGKEVVFLARHDKGHRILPSEINYRANIYGMKKLGVERIISVSACGSLKEELKPLDIVIPMQFVDRTNYGRQMTFFGSGIVAHIQFAEPICPHLSKALYEAGMALGANMHLGGTYLNMEGPQFSTKAESYLYRSWGMDIIGMTNLAEAKLAREAEICYSTLACITDYDCWHMDQSVESVSIEMIVQNLCKNVDKSKGIIKTVLKKLGNERTCVCASALKDSIVTRPESIPQKTKKDLDLIIGKYIK, via the coding sequence ATGGCTGGAAAGATTGGTATCATAGGCGGAAGCGGTTTTTATCACATAGACGGCATAAAAGATATTAAAGAGGTGAAGGTAAAGACGCCTTTTGGGGATCCGTCCAGTGAATTTATAACCGGTGGTCTGGAAGGTAAAGAAGTCGTATTTTTGGCAAGACACGATAAGGGCCACAGGATCCTTCCGAGCGAAATAAATTACCGTGCCAATATATACGGGATGAAGAAGCTCGGCGTTGAGAGGATAATATCCGTGTCCGCATGCGGAAGCCTTAAAGAGGAGTTGAAGCCACTCGACATAGTGATACCTATGCAATTCGTAGATAGGACAAATTACGGCCGACAGATGACGTTTTTCGGCAGCGGTATAGTGGCGCATATACAGTTTGCCGAGCCTATATGCCCGCATCTATCCAAGGCGCTGTACGAGGCGGGAATGGCCCTGGGAGCCAATATGCATCTGGGCGGCACATATTTAAACATGGAGGGGCCGCAATTTTCCACAAAGGCGGAATCTTATCTCTACAGGTCATGGGGGATGGATATAATCGGTATGACAAATTTAGCGGAAGCTAAGCTTGCCAGGGAAGCCGAAATTTGTTACTCGACACTCGCTTGCATTACGGATTACGATTGCTGGCACATGGATCAATCCGTAGAGTCAGTATCTATAGAGATGATAGTGCAGAATCTTTGCAAAAATGTGGATAAGTCAAAAGGCATAATCAAGACGGTATTGAAGAAATTGGGCAACGAACGAACCTGTGTATGCGCGTCAGCGCTTAAGGATTCTATCGTAACGAGGCCTGAATCTATACCTCAAAAAACGAAGAAGGATTTGGATCTGATAATTGGAAAATATATTAAATAA